A window from Malania oleifera isolate guangnan ecotype guangnan chromosome 7, ASM2987363v1, whole genome shotgun sequence encodes these proteins:
- the LOC131160827 gene encoding agamous-like MADS-box protein AGL61 translates to MVAVPKKQSAGRKKIPIRKITTKSNLQVSFSKRRAGLFKKAAELCILCGAEIAVIVTSPGNKFFSFGHPSVDAVVNRYTTGRVSSSEQASAVQFPTAGYNQSDAEACRELGEHRKQAAIIVESKAAVYSDGRWRWRQQRRRILVEQAY, encoded by the coding sequence ATGGTTGCAGTACCCAAGAAGCAAAGCGCTGGCCGCAAGAAGATTCCCATAAGAAAAATCACCACTAAGAGTAACCTCCAAGTCTCCTTCTCCAAACGCCGCGCTGGTCTCTTCAAGAAAGCCGCCGAACTCTGCATTCTCTGCGGCGCCGAGATCGCTGTCATTGTCACGTCTCCCGGAAACAAGTTCTTCTCCTTCGGCCACCCCAGTGTCGATGCCGTTGTCAACCGCTACACCACCGGACGGGTTTCGTCATCGGAGCAGGCCTCCGCCGTCCAGTTTCCGACGGCAGGGTACAATCAGAGCGATGCGGAGGCGTGCAGGGAGTTGGGGGAGCACAGGAAGCAGGCGGCAATTATCGTAGAATCGAAGGCGGCAGTTTATAGCGACGGGCGGTGGCGGTGGCGGCAGCAGCGGCGGAGGATTCTGGTGGAACAGGCCTATTGA